In Amycolatopsis jiangsuensis, the following proteins share a genomic window:
- the secY gene encoding preprotein translocase subunit SecY, which yields MLSAFRSALATPDLRKKILFTLAIVAVYRIGAAIPAPGISFSAVQACTNQADQQGVYQLLNLFSGGALLQLSLFATGIMPYITASIIVQLLTVVIPRFEELKKEGQSGQNKLTQYTRYLTIALAILQATGVVALADRGTLFQGCSQQIIPDNSIYSLALIVVTMTAGTAVMMWLGELITERGVGNGMSVLIFLNIAARIPTEGANILSNGGGVALVVVCAFGLVIIASVIFVEQGQRRIPVQYAKRMIGRRMYGGTSTYLPIKVNQAGVIPVIFASSLLYLPQLISQLIGDPNSNSGWQSFIQNYIVNQGSWVHILLYFALIIFFTYFYITITFNVDERAEEMKKFGGFIPGIRPGRPTAEYLSFVLGRITLPGSLYLGIIAILPNFFLSLTGSGNNQNFPFGGTAVLIMVGVGLDTVKQIESQLMQRNYEGFLK from the coding sequence GTGCTCAGCGCCTTCCGCTCGGCTCTCGCGACGCCGGATCTACGCAAGAAGATCCTGTTCACGCTAGCCATCGTCGCGGTCTACCGGATCGGTGCCGCCATCCCGGCTCCGGGGATCTCGTTCTCCGCCGTGCAGGCGTGCACGAACCAGGCCGACCAGCAGGGCGTGTACCAGCTGCTCAACCTGTTCAGCGGTGGTGCGTTGCTGCAGCTGTCGCTGTTCGCGACGGGCATCATGCCCTACATCACCGCGAGCATCATCGTGCAGCTGCTCACCGTGGTCATCCCGCGGTTCGAGGAGCTGAAGAAGGAAGGCCAGTCCGGTCAGAACAAGCTGACCCAGTACACCCGGTACCTCACGATCGCGCTGGCGATCCTGCAGGCCACCGGCGTGGTCGCGCTGGCCGACCGCGGCACTCTGTTCCAGGGCTGCTCGCAGCAGATCATCCCGGACAACAGCATCTACTCGCTGGCGCTGATCGTGGTCACCATGACCGCGGGCACCGCGGTGATGATGTGGCTGGGTGAGCTGATCACCGAGCGCGGCGTCGGCAACGGCATGTCGGTGCTGATCTTCCTGAACATCGCCGCCCGTATCCCGACCGAGGGCGCGAACATCCTGAGCAACGGCGGTGGCGTCGCGCTCGTCGTGGTGTGCGCGTTCGGCCTGGTGATCATCGCCAGCGTCATCTTCGTGGAGCAGGGCCAGCGCCGGATCCCGGTGCAGTACGCGAAGCGGATGATCGGCAGGCGGATGTACGGCGGTACGTCGACCTACCTGCCGATCAAGGTCAACCAGGCCGGTGTCATCCCGGTCATCTTCGCCTCGTCGCTGCTGTACCTGCCGCAGCTGATCAGCCAGCTGATCGGCGACCCGAACAGCAACTCGGGGTGGCAGTCGTTCATCCAGAACTACATCGTGAACCAGGGCAGCTGGGTGCACATCCTGCTCTACTTCGCGCTGATCATCTTCTTCACCTACTTCTACATCACCATCACGTTCAACGTGGACGAGCGGGCCGAGGAGATGAAGAAGTTCGGCGGCTTCATCCCGGGCATCCGTCCCGGCAGGCCGACCGCCGAATACCTGAGCTTCGTGCTCGGCCGGATCACCCTGCCGGGCTCGCTCTACCTGGGCATCATCGCGATCCTCCCGAACTTCTTCCTGTCCCTCACCGGTAGCGGGAACAACCAGAACTTCCCGTTCGGTGGCACGGCTGTGCTGATCATGGTCGGTGTCGGTCTCGACACCGTGAAGCAGATCGAAAGCCAGCTGATGCAGCGCAACTACGAAGGGTTCCTGAAGTGA
- the rplO gene encoding 50S ribosomal protein L15 — MTAIKIHHLRPAPGSKRDKIRVGRGEGSKGKTAGRGTKGTKARKNVPAGFEGGQMPIHMRLPKLRGFKNRFRTEYQPVNVGDIARVFADGGKVGPQELAAHGLVRKGKLVKVLGNGDVDGVKLDVTADAFSGSAKEKLAAAGGSATVN; from the coding sequence ATGACCGCCATCAAGATCCACCACCTGCGCCCGGCGCCGGGGTCCAAGCGCGACAAGATCCGCGTGGGCCGTGGTGAGGGTTCGAAGGGCAAGACCGCCGGCCGCGGCACGAAGGGCACCAAGGCCCGCAAGAACGTGCCCGCCGGCTTCGAGGGTGGGCAGATGCCCATCCACATGCGGCTGCCGAAGCTGCGTGGGTTCAAGAACCGGTTCCGCACCGAGTACCAGCCGGTGAACGTGGGCGACATCGCCCGGGTGTTCGCCGACGGTGGCAAGGTGGGCCCGCAGGAGCTGGCCGCGCACGGTCTCGTGCGCAAGGGCAAGCTCGTGAAGGTGCTCGGCAACGGCGACGTCGACGGCGTCAAGCTCGACGTCACCGCCGACGCCTTCTCCGGCTCCGCCAAGGAGAAGCTCGCGGCTGCCGGTGGCTCGGCCACCGTCAACTGA
- the rpmJ gene encoding 50S ribosomal protein L36 produces MKVQPSVKKICDKCKVIRRHGRIMVICDNLRHKQRQG; encoded by the coding sequence GTGAAGGTCCAGCCGAGCGTCAAGAAGATCTGCGACAAGTGCAAGGTGATCCGCCGTCACGGCCGGATCATGGTGATCTGCGACAACCTGCGCCACAAGCAGCGTCAGGGCTGA
- the rpsM gene encoding 30S ribosomal protein S13: protein MARLAGVDLPREKRLEIALTYIYGIGRTRSKQMIVAAELNADTRVKDLSDEDLIKLRDYIDENFKVEGDLRREVNADIRRKIEIGTYQGLRWRRGLPVRGQRTKTNARTRKGPKKTVAGKKKAGKK from the coding sequence GTGGCACGACTCGCTGGCGTCGACCTCCCCCGTGAGAAGCGGTTGGAGATCGCGCTGACCTACATCTACGGCATCGGCCGTACGCGCTCGAAGCAGATGATCGTCGCCGCCGAGCTGAACGCGGACACCCGCGTGAAGGACCTCAGCGACGAGGACCTGATCAAGCTGCGCGACTACATCGATGAGAACTTCAAGGTCGAGGGTGACCTTCGCCGTGAGGTGAACGCCGACATCCGGCGCAAGATCGAGATCGGTACCTACCAGGGCCTGCGCTGGCGTCGTGGTCTGCCGGTCCGCGGTCAGCGGACCAAGACCAACGCCCGCACCCGCAAGGGCCCGAAGAAGACGGTCGCCGGCAAGAAGAAGGCTGGCAAGAAGTGA
- the rpsK gene encoding 30S ribosomal protein S11, which translates to MPPKSRTAGTKKVRRKEKKNVAHGHAHIKSTFNNTIVSITDPTGAVIAWASSGHVGFKGSRKSTPFAAQMAAENAARKAAEHGMKKVDVFVKGPGSGRETAIRSLQAAGLEVGTIQDVTPQPHNGCRPPKRRRV; encoded by the coding sequence ATGCCACCGAAGTCCCGTACTGCGGGGACCAAGAAGGTCCGCCGCAAGGAGAAGAAGAACGTCGCGCACGGTCACGCGCACATCAAGAGCACCTTCAACAACACCATCGTCTCGATCACGGACCCGACCGGCGCCGTGATCGCGTGGGCCTCGAGCGGACACGTGGGCTTCAAGGGCTCGCGCAAGTCCACTCCTTTCGCCGCGCAGATGGCCGCCGAGAACGCCGCCCGCAAGGCGGCCGAGCACGGCATGAAGAAGGTCGACGTGTTCGTGAAGGGCCCGGGCTCGGGCCGCGAGACGGCGATCCGCTCGCTGCAGGCGGCCGGCCTCGAGGTCGGCACCATCCAGGACGTGACCCCGCAGCCTCACAACGGCTGCCGCCCGCCCAAGCGGCGCCGGGTCTGA
- the rpmD gene encoding 50S ribosomal protein L30 → MAQLKVTQVKSKIGTKHEHRESLRTLGLRKIRQSVVREDSPQVRGLIHTVRHLVEVEEVQA, encoded by the coding sequence ATGGCTCAGCTCAAGGTCACCCAGGTCAAGAGCAAGATCGGCACGAAGCACGAGCACCGCGAGTCGCTGCGCACCCTCGGGCTGCGCAAGATCCGCCAGAGCGTCGTGCGTGAGGACAGCCCCCAGGTGCGCGGTCTCATCCACACCGTCCGCCACCTGGTGGAGGTCGAGGAGGTCCAGGCATGA
- the truA gene encoding tRNA pseudouridine(38-40) synthase TruA, translated as MDVSYDGTDFSGWARQPGRRTVQACLEEALQRQPPGLSVPKSVVVAGRTDAGVHATGQVVHVDVVPFAPAAPGRIPVDERGVPDLTRMRGRWNKLLPTDVRVLRARPAAAGFDARFSAVRRHYRYRVSDAPWGVDPLRRNDTLAWGRPLSVGRMNEAAHALLGLQDFAAYCKQREGGTTIRELQHLEWTRIDEHLLEVRVSADAFCHSMVRSLVGVLLMVGDGRRAVGWPGDVLESGRRDSAVAPAHGLTLTAVDYPPDEDLAARAEQTRAVRTSTDR; from the coding sequence CTGGACGTGAGCTACGACGGCACGGATTTCTCCGGCTGGGCCCGGCAGCCGGGCAGGCGGACCGTGCAGGCCTGCCTGGAGGAGGCGCTGCAGCGCCAGCCGCCCGGGCTTTCCGTACCGAAGTCGGTGGTCGTGGCCGGGCGTACCGATGCCGGGGTGCACGCGACCGGACAGGTCGTACACGTCGACGTGGTCCCGTTCGCGCCGGCCGCTCCGGGGCGGATCCCGGTGGACGAGCGTGGCGTCCCGGACCTGACCCGGATGCGTGGCCGCTGGAACAAGCTGCTGCCCACTGACGTGCGGGTACTGCGTGCCCGCCCGGCCGCGGCGGGTTTCGACGCCCGCTTCTCCGCCGTCCGGCGGCACTACCGGTACCGCGTCTCGGACGCGCCGTGGGGCGTGGACCCGTTGCGCCGCAACGACACTCTCGCCTGGGGACGTCCGCTGTCGGTGGGGCGGATGAACGAGGCCGCGCATGCACTGCTCGGCCTGCAGGACTTCGCCGCCTACTGCAAGCAGCGCGAGGGCGGCACCACGATCCGCGAGCTGCAGCACCTGGAGTGGACCCGCATCGACGAGCACCTGCTCGAAGTCCGGGTGTCCGCGGACGCGTTCTGCCATTCGATGGTCCGCAGCCTGGTAGGAGTCCTTCTCATGGTCGGCGACGGCCGCCGCGCCGTCGGCTGGCCAGGAGACGTCCTGGAAAGCGGCCGCCGCGACAGCGCCGTCGCCCCCGCCCACGGCCTCACCCTGACCGCGGTGGACTACCCCCCGGACGAAGACCTGGCCGCCCGCGCGGAGCAGACCCGCGCCGTGCGTACCTCGACGGATCGCTGA
- the map gene encoding type I methionyl aminopeptidase, with the protein MIEVKTPGELQAMREAGLVVARTLAAVREQARPGVSTAELDELAEQTIRDAGAVPSFKGYHGFPASICASANEQIVHGIPAKQQVLAEGDLLSVDCGAILDGWHGDSAVTLAIGTVSERDRKLSEATERAMWAGIEAVRAGARLTDISHSVQTAAEHAGRDHGIDYGMILEYGGHGIGRQMHMEPFLPNVGKPGKGPRLKPGMALAVEPMLTGGGGETLELEDGWTVVTADGSRAAHWEHTVAITEDGPWVLTAPG; encoded by the coding sequence ATGATCGAGGTCAAGACGCCCGGCGAACTGCAGGCGATGCGCGAGGCCGGGCTGGTCGTCGCGCGCACCCTTGCCGCGGTCCGGGAACAGGCCCGGCCCGGCGTGAGCACCGCCGAGCTCGACGAGCTGGCCGAACAGACGATCCGGGACGCCGGCGCCGTGCCCTCGTTCAAGGGCTACCACGGTTTCCCGGCGTCGATCTGCGCCTCGGCGAACGAGCAGATCGTGCACGGCATCCCGGCGAAGCAGCAGGTGTTGGCCGAGGGTGACCTGCTCTCGGTCGACTGCGGTGCGATCCTGGACGGCTGGCACGGCGACTCCGCGGTGACGCTGGCCATCGGCACCGTCAGCGAGCGCGACCGGAAGCTGTCCGAGGCCACCGAACGGGCGATGTGGGCCGGGATCGAGGCGGTGCGGGCCGGTGCCCGGCTGACCGACATCTCGCATTCGGTGCAGACCGCGGCCGAGCACGCCGGCCGGGACCACGGCATCGACTACGGGATGATCCTCGAGTACGGCGGGCACGGGATCGGCCGCCAGATGCACATGGAGCCGTTCCTGCCGAACGTCGGCAAACCGGGCAAGGGGCCCCGGCTCAAGCCCGGGATGGCGCTCGCGGTCGAACCCATGCTGACCGGCGGCGGGGGAGAGACCCTGGAGCTGGAGGACGGCTGGACGGTCGTCACCGCGGACGGCTCGCGGGCCGCGCACTGGGAGCACACCGTCGCGATCACCGAGGACGGCCCGTGGGTGCTCACCGCACCCGGATGA
- a CDS encoding alpha/beta fold hydrolase, giving the protein MRIKHLIGPALAGLLLVPFAPGVATAADSLQWTPCRDIADGWPAEDQRTECASISVPVDYAKPDGRTFDLAVSRIKATGSRDGVVLTNPGGPGASGMDMPRSLLNTKAAGIGVHHDLIGFSPRGVGYSAGLSCRHDDAEPDPSLSDKEKARFESEKNAQHYQDCVAKDPEFMANLTTANVARDMDRIRQALGEDRIGYYGISWGTALGAEYRTLFDDHVDAMLLDSVVSPVFDLTRTDHDQMAALENSFHDFAGWLAGNDRVYHFGATKEAATQALLDLRANAADREEVDNLLTQRRPDWPESAGKLVELRSGAKVSSAVPGPATADRTGFDWHDPNPGFNPDQEDALLCNEATGTRDFETAWRNHLALSAELPIAGSHGQYDGKCAGWPLPTTPWHFTPGKSPLQLVGHTYESVTPFSWAQEMHARIGGSLLTVEDDIHGSLSLLPCASKAVEFFDTGKTSDSTCPGLPIPPTG; this is encoded by the coding sequence ATGCGGATCAAGCACCTGATCGGACCGGCGCTGGCCGGGTTATTGCTCGTACCGTTCGCGCCTGGAGTCGCCACCGCGGCGGACAGTCTGCAGTGGACACCATGCCGGGACATCGCGGACGGCTGGCCCGCCGAGGACCAACGCACCGAATGCGCCTCGATCTCGGTGCCGGTCGACTACGCGAAGCCGGACGGGCGCACGTTCGACCTGGCGGTGAGCCGGATCAAGGCCACCGGCAGCCGGGACGGCGTCGTCCTGACCAACCCGGGCGGCCCCGGCGCATCCGGGATGGACATGCCGCGGTCCCTGCTGAACACGAAAGCCGCCGGGATCGGCGTGCACCACGACCTCATCGGCTTCTCCCCGCGCGGAGTCGGCTACAGCGCCGGGCTGTCCTGCCGACACGACGACGCGGAACCGGACCCTTCCCTTTCCGACAAGGAAAAGGCCCGCTTCGAGTCCGAGAAGAACGCCCAGCACTACCAGGACTGCGTGGCGAAGGACCCGGAGTTCATGGCAAACCTGACCACCGCGAACGTCGCCCGTGACATGGACCGGATCCGGCAGGCACTCGGCGAAGACCGGATCGGCTACTACGGCATTTCCTGGGGCACCGCACTTGGCGCGGAGTACCGCACGCTGTTCGACGACCACGTGGACGCGATGCTGCTCGATTCGGTGGTGAGCCCCGTTTTCGACCTCACCCGGACCGACCACGACCAGATGGCGGCGCTGGAGAACTCGTTCCACGACTTCGCCGGCTGGCTGGCCGGCAATGACCGCGTCTACCACTTCGGCGCGACGAAGGAGGCGGCCACCCAGGCGCTGCTGGACCTGCGTGCGAACGCGGCCGACCGGGAAGAGGTGGACAACCTGCTCACCCAGCGCCGCCCGGACTGGCCGGAGTCGGCCGGCAAACTGGTCGAACTCCGTTCCGGCGCAAAGGTTTCCAGTGCGGTTCCCGGTCCCGCGACCGCCGACCGCACCGGGTTCGACTGGCACGACCCGAACCCGGGGTTCAATCCGGACCAGGAGGACGCGTTGCTGTGCAACGAAGCGACCGGCACCCGCGACTTCGAAACGGCCTGGCGCAACCATCTGGCGCTGTCCGCCGAACTCCCGATCGCCGGCAGCCACGGCCAGTACGACGGCAAGTGCGCCGGCTGGCCACTACCCACCACCCCGTGGCACTTCACTCCCGGAAAGAGCCCGCTGCAGCTCGTCGGACACACCTACGAGTCGGTGACCCCGTTTTCCTGGGCGCAGGAAATGCACGCACGCATCGGCGGCTCCCTACTCACCGTCGAGGACGACATCCACGGTTCCCTGTCCTTGCTCCCGTGCGCGTCGAAGGCAGTCGAGTTCTTCGACACCGGTAAAACGTCGGACAGCACCTGCCCCGGCCTGCCGATCCCGCCGACCGGTTAG
- the rpsD gene encoding 30S ribosomal protein S4, which produces MARYTGPATRISRRLKVDLIGGDQAFERRPYPPGQHGRGRIKESEYLLQSQEKQKARYTYGVLERQFVRYYKEAVRRPGKTGEVLLQILESRLDNVIYRAGIARTRRQARQLVSHGHFLVNGQKVNVPSFQVSKWDIIDVRPKSMPMLPFVAAKESFGERPIPAWLQVVQSNLRVLVHQLPERAQIDVPVQEQLIVELYSK; this is translated from the coding sequence ATGGCTCGCTACACCGGCCCCGCGACGCGCATCTCGCGTCGCCTCAAGGTCGACCTCATCGGCGGCGACCAGGCTTTCGAGCGTCGCCCGTATCCGCCCGGCCAGCATGGCCGCGGCCGGATCAAGGAGTCCGAGTACCTCCTGCAGTCGCAGGAGAAGCAGAAGGCTCGCTACACCTACGGCGTTCTCGAGCGCCAGTTCGTCCGGTACTACAAGGAAGCCGTGCGGCGTCCCGGCAAGACCGGTGAGGTCCTGCTGCAGATCCTCGAGTCCCGGCTGGACAACGTGATCTACCGGGCCGGCATCGCCCGCACCCGCCGGCAGGCGCGGCAGCTGGTGAGCCACGGGCACTTCCTGGTCAACGGCCAGAAGGTGAACGTGCCCTCGTTCCAGGTGTCCAAGTGGGACATCATCGACGTCCGCCCGAAGTCCATGCCGATGCTGCCGTTCGTGGCCGCCAAGGAGTCCTTCGGCGAGCGTCCGATCCCCGCGTGGCTGCAGGTCGTGCAGTCGAACCTCCGCGTGCTGGTGCACCAGCTCCCGGAGCGTGCGCAGATCGACGTTCCGGTCCAGGAACAGCTGATCGTCGAGCTCTACTCGAAGTAG
- a CDS encoding DNA-directed RNA polymerase subunit alpha has protein sequence MLISQRPALGEETVNETRSRFTIEPLEPGFGYTLGNSLRRTLLSSIPGAAVTSIRIDGVLHEFTTVPGVKEDVTDIILNLKELVVSSEEDEPVTMYLRKQGPGEVTAADIVPPAGVTVHNPDLHIASLNGKGKLEIELVVERGRGYVPALQNKQAGAEIGRIPVDSIYSPVLKVTYKVEATRVEQRTDFDKLILDVETKPSITPRDAVASAGKTLVELFGLARELNVDAEGIEIGPSPQEADTIAAYAMPIEDLDLTVRSYNCLKREGIHTVGELVSRSEADLLDIRNFGAKSIDEVKLKLVGLGLALKDSPPGFDPSAAAAGYDGEGWAADGVAGIGGGISDEGHDDGQDYAETEQL, from the coding sequence ATGCTGATTTCCCAGCGGCCGGCTCTCGGCGAAGAGACGGTCAACGAGACCCGCTCCCGGTTCACCATCGAACCGCTGGAGCCCGGCTTCGGCTACACGCTCGGCAACTCGCTGCGGCGCACACTGCTGTCGTCCATCCCGGGCGCGGCCGTGACGAGCATCCGCATCGACGGCGTGCTGCACGAGTTCACCACCGTTCCCGGGGTGAAGGAAGACGTCACCGACATCATCCTGAACCTGAAGGAACTGGTCGTGTCCTCGGAAGAGGACGAGCCGGTCACCATGTACCTGCGCAAGCAGGGCCCCGGTGAGGTCACGGCTGCCGACATCGTGCCGCCGGCGGGCGTCACCGTGCACAACCCGGATCTGCACATCGCGTCGCTGAACGGCAAGGGCAAGCTCGAGATCGAGCTCGTCGTCGAGCGCGGCCGCGGGTACGTTCCGGCCCTGCAGAACAAGCAGGCGGGCGCGGAGATCGGCCGGATCCCGGTCGACTCGATCTACTCGCCGGTGCTGAAGGTGACCTACAAGGTCGAGGCCACCCGTGTCGAGCAGCGCACCGACTTCGACAAGCTGATCCTGGACGTCGAGACCAAGCCGTCGATCACGCCGCGCGACGCGGTCGCCTCGGCGGGCAAGACGCTGGTGGAGCTGTTCGGTCTCGCCCGCGAGCTGAACGTCGACGCCGAGGGCATCGAGATCGGGCCGTCGCCGCAGGAGGCGGACACCATCGCCGCCTACGCGATGCCGATCGAGGACCTGGACCTCACCGTCCGGTCGTACAACTGCCTCAAGCGCGAGGGCATCCACACGGTGGGCGAGCTCGTCTCGCGCAGCGAGGCGGACCTGCTCGACATCCGCAACTTCGGCGCCAAGTCGATCGACGAGGTCAAGCTGAAGCTGGTCGGGCTCGGCCTGGCGCTCAAGGACAGCCCGCCCGGGTTCGATCCGTCCGCGGCCGCCGCCGGATACGACGGTGAGGGCTGGGCAGCCGACGGGGTCGCCGGGATCGGTGGCGGCATTTCGGACGAGGGCCACGACGATGGCCAGGACTACGCAGAGACCGAGCAGCTCTGA
- the eccE gene encoding type VII secretion protein EccE: MSPPSRQRSGGITLGALPVANLVLFEVGVTIGLVLLAIDMSLKYVAIGVAVLGLILAFLRWGGRWFTQWLGLTLRYRFRSHGRVATPPPPDLEELPEESTVTGPEDARVNLLRLAVPDLVVAHGVDHERQQVGIAWNDGTWTAVLLVEPTPALISQAASAPSLPLSALAPCLEDRGVVLDSIQMIWHSYPGSAALPSDSPALSSYLEVLGPLPAAARRTTWIAVRLDPRRCPDAIRERGGGVVGAHRALIGALSRVRNALESQGVPTRPLDPDELLRASISAAELTSVAGSATQVSLQENWTGVTAAGIGHSSYAITNWPKGKISGSLNALTSVRALSATVAMSISPSVDEGRIGLRGVVRLSARNPRELDAADQRLQSISERLGVDLTPLRGLQVSAFAATLPIGGTA, from the coding sequence ATCTCGCCGCCCTCGCGGCAGCGTTCCGGCGGGATCACGCTCGGGGCGTTGCCGGTCGCGAACCTCGTGCTGTTCGAGGTCGGCGTCACGATCGGGCTCGTCCTGCTGGCGATCGACATGTCGCTCAAGTACGTCGCCATCGGGGTGGCCGTCCTCGGGCTGATCCTCGCCTTCCTGCGCTGGGGCGGACGCTGGTTCACCCAGTGGCTCGGCCTCACCCTGCGTTACCGCTTCCGCTCACACGGCCGGGTCGCCACTCCGCCGCCGCCCGACCTCGAGGAGCTGCCCGAGGAGAGCACCGTCACCGGGCCGGAGGACGCGCGCGTCAACCTGCTGCGGCTGGCCGTGCCGGACCTCGTGGTGGCGCACGGCGTCGACCACGAACGGCAGCAGGTCGGGATCGCCTGGAACGACGGGACCTGGACCGCGGTGCTGCTGGTGGAGCCGACGCCGGCGTTGATCAGCCAGGCCGCCAGCGCGCCGAGTCTGCCGCTGTCGGCACTGGCGCCGTGTCTCGAGGACCGCGGCGTGGTGCTCGACTCCATCCAGATGATCTGGCACAGCTACCCCGGTTCGGCGGCGCTGCCGTCGGACTCGCCCGCGCTCAGCTCGTACCTGGAGGTGCTCGGCCCGCTGCCCGCGGCGGCCCGGCGCACCACCTGGATCGCCGTCCGGCTCGACCCGCGGCGCTGCCCGGACGCGATCCGGGAACGCGGCGGCGGCGTCGTCGGCGCGCACCGGGCGCTGATCGGCGCCCTCTCCCGGGTGCGCAACGCCCTCGAATCGCAGGGGGTGCCCACTCGTCCGCTCGACCCGGACGAACTGCTGCGGGCCAGCATCTCCGCGGCCGAGCTCACCTCGGTGGCCGGTTCGGCCACGCAGGTCAGCCTGCAGGAGAACTGGACCGGCGTCACCGCGGCCGGGATCGGGCACTCCAGCTACGCGATCACGAACTGGCCGAAGGGCAAGATCAGCGGCAGCCTCAACGCCCTCACCAGTGTGCGGGCGCTCTCGGCCACGGTCGCCATGTCGATTTCGCCGTCTGTCGACGAGGGCCGCATCGGCCTGCGCGGCGTGGTCCGGCTCAGTGCCCGCAACCCGCGTGAGCTCGACGCCGCCGACCAGCGGCTGCAGAGCATCTCGGAGCGGCTCGGCGTCGACCTGACCCCGCTGCGGGGCCTGCAGGTCTCCGCCTTCGCCGCCACCCTGCCGATCGGAGGTACGGCATGA
- a CDS encoding adenylate kinase yields the protein MTRLVLVGPPGAGKGTQALALSEQLRIPHISTGDLFRAHVGQETPLGQEAKRYLDSGELVPDSVTNEMVRERLAEPDAKAGFLLDGFPRNTKQAEVLGEMLTEADSRLDAVIQLQVPEDVVVGRLMSRGRSDDTEDVIRRRQQVYVSETAPLLEYYADILVTVDGVGAVDEISGRVLEALRDRT from the coding sequence GTGACGCGACTGGTTCTCGTCGGACCGCCCGGCGCGGGCAAGGGCACACAGGCGCTGGCCCTGTCCGAGCAGCTGCGGATCCCGCACATCTCGACCGGTGACCTGTTCCGTGCGCACGTCGGCCAGGAGACCCCGCTCGGCCAGGAGGCGAAGCGCTACCTGGACTCGGGCGAGCTGGTCCCGGACTCGGTCACCAACGAGATGGTGCGCGAGCGGCTGGCCGAACCGGACGCCAAGGCCGGCTTCCTGCTCGACGGCTTCCCCCGCAACACCAAGCAGGCCGAGGTGCTCGGCGAGATGCTGACCGAGGCGGACAGCAGGCTCGACGCGGTGATCCAGCTGCAGGTGCCCGAGGACGTGGTGGTCGGCAGGCTGATGTCGCGCGGACGCTCGGACGACACCGAGGACGTCATCCGCCGTCGCCAGCAGGTCTACGTGTCGGAGACGGCGCCGCTGCTGGAGTACTACGCGGACATCCTGGTGACGGTCGACGGCGTGGGCGCGGTGGACGAGATTTCCGGCCGGGTGCTGGAAGCGCTGCGCGACCGCACGTGA
- the rplQ gene encoding 50S ribosomal protein L17, with translation MPTPTKGARLGGSSAHQRLLLANLATQLFEHGKITTTEAKARRVRPLAEKLITKAKRGDLHNRRLVQKVVRDKDVVHKLFAEIGPHFAERAGGYTRITKTLPRKGDNAPMAVIELVAEKTVTSEAERARGTKFAKDAKPAEAPVAAEETTSEETAAEATAAEEAPAEAEAEAEAEAEADADAKKD, from the coding sequence ATGCCCACCCCTACCAAGGGAGCCCGGCTCGGCGGGTCGTCCGCCCACCAGCGGCTGCTCCTGGCCAACCTGGCCACGCAGCTGTTCGAGCACGGCAAGATCACCACCACCGAGGCCAAGGCCCGCCGGGTCCGCCCGCTGGCCGAGAAGCTGATCACCAAGGCGAAGCGGGGCGACCTGCACAACCGCCGTCTCGTGCAGAAGGTCGTCCGGGACAAGGACGTCGTGCACAAGCTGTTCGCCGAGATCGGGCCGCACTTCGCGGAGCGTGCGGGTGGCTACACCCGGATCACCAAGACGCTGCCGCGCAAGGGTGACAACGCGCCGATGGCGGTCATCGAGCTCGTCGCGGAGAAGACCGTGACGTCCGAGGCCGAGCGGGCGCGTGGCACGAAGTTCGCGAAGGACGCCAAGCCCGCCGAGGCGCCGGTCGCCGCCGAGGAGACCACCTCGGAGGAGACCGCTGCCGAGGCCACTGCTGCGGAGGAGGCTCCGGCCGAGGCCGAGGCCGAGGCCGAGGCCGAGGCCGAGGCCGACGCGGACGCCAAGAAGGACTGA
- the infA gene encoding translation initiation factor IF-1, which translates to MAKKDGAIEVEGRVVEPLPNAMFRVELENGHKVLAHISGKMRQHYIRILPEDRVLVELSPYDLSRGRIVYRYK; encoded by the coding sequence ATGGCTAAGAAAGACGGGGCCATCGAGGTCGAAGGCCGCGTGGTGGAGCCGCTCCCCAACGCGATGTTCCGTGTCGAACTGGAGAACGGCCACAAGGTTCTCGCGCACATCAGCGGCAAGATGCGGCAGCACTACATCCGCATCCTGCCGGAGGACCGGGTACTCGTGGAGCTGTCGCCCTACGACCTGTCCCGCGGCCGCATCGTCTACCGCTACAAGTGA